From the genome of Tindallia californiensis, one region includes:
- a CDS encoding YggS family pyridoxal phosphate-dependent enzyme translates to MSISNNIMVLENRIQEALQKSADPSKKIQVIGVTKTIKPETIQEAMDLGINHLGENKVQELLTKYETIGPAPQWHMIGHLQRNKVKYIVDKVSLIHSLDSLSLAEEISKRASKINRTIDVLVQVNVSGEESKFGVEPNEAMSLAKQIESMNNVRIKGLMTMAPFTANEAITRDCFKKLFELNEKMKELNLAHAHMEYLSMGMSNDFEIALEEGSNMIRIGSAIFGNRKYD, encoded by the coding sequence ATGAGTATTTCTAATAATATAATGGTACTGGAGAATCGAATTCAGGAAGCGCTACAAAAGTCAGCGGATCCTAGTAAAAAAATACAGGTAATAGGGGTTACAAAAACAATTAAACCAGAAACCATTCAGGAAGCCATGGATCTTGGAATAAATCATTTGGGTGAAAATAAAGTGCAAGAACTTTTAACAAAATATGAAACCATAGGACCAGCTCCGCAATGGCATATGATTGGACATTTGCAAAGAAATAAAGTAAAATATATAGTTGATAAAGTTAGCCTTATTCATTCTTTAGACTCATTATCCTTGGCAGAGGAAATAAGCAAAAGGGCAAGTAAAATAAACCGAACCATCGATGTTTTGGTTCAAGTAAATGTGTCGGGAGAAGAGAGTAAATTTGGAGTTGAGCCTAACGAAGCCATGTCTCTTGCTAAACAAATAGAGTCTATGAATAATGTTCGTATAAAAGGTCTCATGACGATGGCACCATTTACAGCAAATGAAGCTATCACAAGGGATTGTTTTAAAAAATTATTTGAATTAAACGAGAAAATGAAAGAGTTAAACCTAGCTCATGCGCATATGGAATACTTAAGCATGGGTATGTCAAACGATTTTGAAATCGCACTGGAAGAAGGTTCGAATATGATAAGAATAGGAAGTGCGATATTTGGTAATCGCAAGTATGATTAA
- a CDS encoding HlyD family efflux transporter periplasmic adaptor subunit has product MAEKKHKTSSKPRKKKYAVFILVIMPAILIVSMFFVLRLGPVISHFRVNTTIVEFGTLETILQVEAVVAREETRYSFPSTGRINWNVVSGEKVGKQQKIADIIVSESDQSMLMEIEMIDMRIQTLESGEEVESFSENATHQLNNRIDHLVSDLSQNVQMNQYELAFKNRYVLEETVQQLKTIQASKDLPEMSIEELKRRKETIQQEIQSQSNEIRAEESGVYSFGSDDLEKNLSVEGLDQEAIVDIFSKSPPDIKSMQENDEYYRIIHQHNWKLIARVPEDYLPFYEVGVRAQIRDIYQQRVIRGTVKDVIESEEGYFVVFKLNQPLEGWHNQRFLEVELIPRKFDGLKVPVSALIEKNGIEGVYRVDLNGYAVFMPTEEIGRAYGTVVVKEGRIELPMRIVGNNQEDEVEMVDTLRRYDQIIVNPENIEEGQRVR; this is encoded by the coding sequence ATGGCAGAAAAAAAACATAAAACCTCCTCAAAACCAAGAAAAAAGAAGTATGCTGTTTTCATTTTAGTGATAATGCCTGCTATCCTAATTGTAAGCATGTTTTTTGTATTGCGATTGGGACCTGTCATTAGTCATTTTCGAGTAAATACAACGATTGTTGAATTCGGAACGTTGGAAACAATACTACAGGTGGAGGCTGTTGTTGCGAGAGAAGAAACGCGATATTCATTTCCGTCGACCGGACGGATTAACTGGAATGTAGTTAGTGGAGAAAAGGTAGGAAAACAACAAAAAATAGCCGATATCATTGTATCGGAATCGGATCAATCGATGTTGATGGAGATTGAAATGATAGATATGAGAATTCAGACATTGGAATCAGGAGAAGAGGTAGAATCATTTTCTGAAAATGCTACACATCAATTGAATAATCGTATCGATCACTTAGTGTCTGATTTATCACAAAATGTACAAATGAATCAATATGAACTTGCATTTAAAAATCGGTATGTTCTTGAAGAAACAGTTCAGCAACTAAAAACGATACAGGCTAGCAAAGATCTTCCTGAAATGAGTATTGAAGAGTTAAAACGACGGAAGGAAACGATTCAGCAAGAAATTCAGTCTCAATCTAATGAAATAAGAGCCGAAGAATCCGGCGTATATTCTTTTGGGAGTGATGATTTAGAAAAAAACTTATCAGTAGAAGGATTAGATCAAGAAGCAATAGTAGACATTTTTTCCAAAAGCCCGCCGGATATCAAAAGTATGCAAGAAAACGATGAGTACTATCGAATTATCCATCAGCATAATTGGAAGTTAATTGCGAGAGTTCCTGAAGATTATCTGCCATTTTATGAAGTCGGGGTGCGGGCACAAATTAGAGATATTTATCAACAAAGAGTCATTAGGGGTACGGTGAAGGATGTTATCGAATCGGAAGAAGGCTATTTCGTTGTTTTTAAGCTTAATCAGCCATTAGAAGGATGGCATAATCAAAGATTTTTGGAAGTAGAGTTGATCCCCCGAAAGTTTGATGGGTTGAAAGTCCCTGTATCAGCACTGATAGAAAAGAATGGTATTGAGGGAGTTTATCGTGTTGACTTAAATGGGTATGCCGTATTTATGCCCACTGAGGAAATAGGAAGAGCCTACGGAACGGTTGTCGTAAAAGAAGGTAGAATTGAACTTCCAATGAGGATAGTAGGGAATAACCAGGAGGACGAAGTGGAAATGGTGGACACTCTTAGAAGATATGATCAAATTATTGTCAATCCAGAGAATATTGAAGAAGGACAACGTGTTAGATAA
- a CDS encoding peroxiredoxin — MKKIELMEKVPDFERLDQEENKIKLSDFEGKKVLLYFYPKDNTPGUTTEASEFRDLYEQFQSLNTVILGVSRDSLKSHQKFSQKHNLPFSLLVDDDEFLHNQFDVIKEKKLFGKKGLGTERSTFLINEMGILIEEYRKVKAKGHAEEMLKKIEIMEK, encoded by the coding sequence ATGAAAAAAATAGAACTAATGGAAAAAGTGCCTGATTTTGAAAGGCTAGATCAGGAAGAAAACAAGATTAAACTAAGTGATTTTGAAGGAAAAAAAGTATTGCTGTACTTTTATCCAAAAGATAACACACCGGGATGAACAACAGAAGCCTCTGAGTTCAGAGACTTATACGAACAGTTTCAGTCATTGAATACAGTCATACTAGGTGTGAGTCGGGATTCATTAAAATCACATCAGAAATTTTCACAAAAACACAATCTACCATTTTCTTTACTGGTAGATGATGATGAGTTTTTACACAATCAGTTTGATGTTATTAAAGAAAAGAAACTATTTGGAAAAAAGGGGTTAGGGACGGAGCGTTCAACTTTCTTGATAAATGAAATGGGTATATTGATAGAGGAATACCGAAAAGTCAAAGCGAAAGGCCATGCAGAAGAAATGCTGAAAAAGATTGAAATAATGGAAAAATAG
- a CDS encoding acylphosphatase — MPALHMIVRGTVQGVAFRYSTRERALDLNLEGWVRNRKDGSVEIFVQGDKEQVNLMKSWVKTGPSQAVIEDLTVSPQKRDESIHGFIVRATC, encoded by the coding sequence ATGCCAGCACTGCATATGATTGTCAGAGGAACCGTTCAAGGCGTTGCTTTTAGATATAGCACAAGAGAGCGAGCTCTCGATTTAAATCTTGAAGGATGGGTTAGAAATAGAAAGGATGGATCTGTTGAGATTTTTGTTCAGGGAGATAAAGAACAGGTCAACCTAATGAAGTCTTGGGTAAAAACAGGGCCATCACAAGCCGTTATAGAGGATTTAACTGTATCGCCTCAAAAACGTGACGAAAGCATCCATGGCTTTATTGTGCGTGCAACCTGCTAA
- a CDS encoding L-lactate MFS transporter yields the protein MGEKKFHPGWPVTIAGVGVNLMLGVLYTWGVISAALIDQLGWTATISQVPYMFACAMFAFSMVPGGRLQDRLGPKPVIMASAVMVGIGFIISGLFLTPVGLTIFFGIIAGMGIGTGYAAPTPAAVKWFSAKKRGLISGVVVSGFGLAPLYIAPLTNFLLSTYGIQRTFFILGGAFLILIMILAQFIKNPPHGYSPPDEEPSEIQQKVSVESAKVKVDYEWHEVLKTKQFYQLWIMFSFGTFAGLLIIGQLSKIGLEQAGMQNAYILVGIYAIFNFAGRIGCGVLSDKFGRMRTLLAMFVLQVIVYAFFATFTTPPILMMGVSVVGFTFGGMLTLFPSATVDYFGIKNFGMNYGMVITAWGIGGVLGPLLGGIVRDVTGTYGISYLVSGVLSATGAILTLITKPPKEEPIKEEIEPETVTP from the coding sequence ATGGGAGAGAAAAAGTTTCATCCGGGTTGGCCTGTTACCATAGCAGGCGTTGGAGTTAACTTGATGTTAGGAGTATTGTATACATGGGGCGTTATTTCAGCTGCTTTGATCGATCAACTAGGTTGGACAGCAACCATATCTCAGGTGCCTTATATGTTTGCCTGTGCAATGTTTGCTTTTTCTATGGTTCCGGGTGGCAGACTTCAAGATAGGCTTGGGCCTAAACCGGTTATTATGGCATCAGCTGTTATGGTAGGGATAGGGTTTATTATTTCTGGGTTATTTCTTACTCCGGTCGGTCTGACTATTTTTTTTGGAATTATAGCCGGTATGGGGATTGGGACAGGTTATGCAGCACCAACACCGGCCGCTGTAAAGTGGTTTAGTGCAAAAAAGAGAGGGCTTATTTCAGGAGTGGTTGTCAGTGGATTCGGACTAGCACCTCTGTATATTGCACCATTAACCAATTTTTTATTAAGCACTTATGGAATCCAAAGAACTTTTTTTATACTGGGTGGAGCTTTTTTAATTCTTATCATGATTTTAGCACAATTCATTAAAAACCCTCCTCATGGATATAGTCCGCCGGATGAAGAACCTTCTGAAATCCAGCAGAAAGTTTCAGTAGAATCAGCTAAAGTAAAAGTAGATTACGAATGGCATGAAGTGTTAAAAACAAAACAATTTTACCAGCTTTGGATCATGTTTTCTTTTGGTACTTTTGCCGGACTGTTGATTATCGGTCAGCTTTCTAAAATAGGCTTGGAGCAAGCTGGAATGCAAAATGCCTATATACTCGTCGGAATTTATGCGATTTTCAACTTTGCTGGTAGAATCGGTTGTGGAGTTTTATCGGATAAATTTGGTAGAATGCGGACACTCTTAGCAATGTTTGTTTTGCAGGTAATTGTATACGCCTTTTTTGCGACATTCACTACTCCACCAATTTTAATGATGGGAGTATCGGTTGTAGGATTTACTTTTGGAGGAATGTTGACGTTGTTCCCTTCGGCAACCGTAGATTATTTTGGAATTAAAAACTTTGGCATGAACTATGGAATGGTTATTACGGCTTGGGGAATCGGTGGTGTTCTTGGGCCTTTATTGGGGGGGATCGTCCGTGATGTTACAGGAACTTATGGGATTAGCTATTTAGTATCAGGAGTACTGAGCGCGACAGGGGCTATTCTAACACTCATTACAAAGCCACCTAAAGAAGAACCTATCAAAGAGGAAATAGAGCCAGAAACAGTAACTCCATAA
- a CDS encoding NAD(P)H-dependent glycerol-3-phosphate dehydrogenase — protein MNSYQVTILGAGSWGTALATVLNKNGHNVKLWMRNEDQKENILKNRVNHAYLPDVLLSEKICPETNIKKALKNAEVIIIAIPTQQIREVLRENKSLFPENALIINVSKGIEKNTYFTISQIIKEELGSYDFCVVSGPSHAEEVAMKLPTTLVAASSRRILAEKAQNMLMNEYLRVYTNPDVTGVELAGALKNVIAFGAGVIDGIGYGDNAKAALMTRGITEMARLGSVMGSSLNTFAGLSGIGDLIVTCTSMHSRNRRAGILVGQGKSMNEALEEVGMVVEGVSTAQAVYELGKKYQIDLPITSAIYQVLYENKNVEEAVLHLMTRSKKNEMEEIVEYRPVEWDV, from the coding sequence ATGAATTCCTATCAGGTGACGATTTTAGGAGCTGGTAGCTGGGGAACGGCATTAGCAACAGTATTGAATAAAAATGGACACAATGTAAAACTTTGGATGAGAAATGAAGATCAAAAAGAAAATATCTTAAAAAATCGTGTTAACCATGCTTATCTTCCGGACGTTTTACTCTCGGAAAAGATTTGCCCTGAAACAAATATTAAAAAGGCTTTGAAGAATGCAGAAGTTATTATTATTGCAATTCCAACACAACAGATTAGGGAAGTTCTTCGAGAAAACAAAAGTTTGTTCCCTGAGAATGCATTGATCATTAATGTTTCAAAAGGAATTGAAAAAAACACTTACTTTACCATATCTCAGATTATCAAAGAAGAATTAGGAAGTTATGATTTTTGCGTTGTTTCAGGTCCTTCACATGCAGAGGAGGTGGCGATGAAACTACCAACAACACTCGTTGCGGCATCTTCCAGAAGAATACTAGCTGAAAAAGCACAGAATATGCTTATGAATGAGTATCTGCGTGTTTATACAAACCCTGATGTAACTGGTGTTGAACTAGCCGGTGCTCTTAAAAATGTCATTGCTTTTGGTGCAGGAGTGATTGATGGCATCGGATATGGTGACAATGCAAAAGCAGCACTAATGACGCGTGGAATTACAGAGATGGCTAGATTAGGAAGTGTTATGGGGTCAAGTTTGAACACGTTTGCTGGTTTATCAGGCATTGGTGACTTAATTGTAACGTGCACTAGCATGCATAGTCGTAATCGAAGAGCTGGTATTTTAGTTGGTCAAGGAAAGTCTATGAATGAAGCTCTAGAAGAAGTAGGAATGGTTGTAGAAGGTGTATCAACAGCACAAGCCGTTTATGAGTTGGGAAAGAAATACCAGATAGATCTTCCCATTACCAGTGCTATTTATCAAGTTCTATATGAAAATAAAAACGTTGAAGAAGCCGTATTGCATCTAATGACTCGAAGTAAGAAAAACGAGATGGAAGAAATTGTTGAGTATAGACCTGTTGAATGGGATGTATAA
- the plsY gene encoding glycerol-3-phosphate 1-O-acyltransferase PlsY, whose translation MMIALVIILISYGIGTISPAYILVRLWTGNDIREYGSGNAGTTNVMRILGAKAAVFVLLMDLLKGVIAVYLGRYMGGEALAATAGLSAVIGHNWPVTMKLKGGKGVATSIGVGLMINPFYVWICIALSIFIITFSKYVSLASITAIPLWTVLLAITGSPIEHVILGIALSSLVIYRHYANILRIYKGTENRFSLKTKLSKEERSK comes from the coding sequence ATGATGATCGCCTTAGTTATTATTCTTATTTCTTACGGAATTGGAACGATTTCACCAGCCTATATACTTGTGAGGCTATGGACAGGAAACGATATTCGTGAATACGGTAGTGGCAATGCAGGAACAACAAATGTCATGAGAATTTTAGGCGCCAAGGCAGCTGTTTTTGTACTTTTAATGGATCTGCTAAAAGGCGTCATTGCCGTTTATTTGGGACGTTATATGGGAGGAGAAGCCTTAGCGGCTACAGCTGGATTATCGGCTGTAATTGGGCATAATTGGCCAGTTACAATGAAGCTAAAAGGAGGGAAGGGTGTTGCGACAAGTATTGGCGTAGGGTTGATGATCAATCCTTTCTACGTATGGATTTGTATTGCCCTATCAATCTTTATCATCACTTTTTCTAAATATGTGTCATTAGCATCCATAACGGCCATACCCCTATGGACGGTTTTATTGGCAATCACCGGTTCACCCATTGAACATGTGATATTAGGCATCGCCTTAAGTAGCCTTGTGATTTATAGACATTATGCTAATATCTTAAGAATTTATAAAGGAACAGAAAATCGATTTTCATTAAAAACGAAACTTAGCAAAGAGGAGCGTTCAAAATGA
- the der gene encoding ribosome biogenesis GTPase Der, with protein sequence MAKPIVAVVGRPNVGKSTFFNRIAGRRISIVEDTPGVTRDRIYAEVEWLRYQFTMIDTGGLEPASEEPIPRQMRNQAELAMEMADVIIFMVDGREGLTLQDREVADILRKNNKPVLLVLNKVDTSNQSEHFYDFYELGIGDPIEISSELSLGIGDLLDEVVKYFPDTDEEYQDSDSIRVTVIGRPNVGKSSLINRILGEERVIVSDIAGTTRDAIDTPFSHDGQKYVFIDTAGLRRKSKIHSNVEHYSVIRAIAAIERSDVCILMIDAQEGVTEQDKRVAGLSHDNGRALIILVNKWDLIEKDNKTTNKFLKDIRRELGFCQYAPVVFVSVLNGQRINKILPMIQYVSNQHTMRVQTGVLNEVIAEATLMNQPPSDKGKRLKIYYGTQVSVRPPSFVLFVNDKELMHFSYLRYIENKIRESFSFEGTPIKMICREKPGGSR encoded by the coding sequence ATGGCAAAACCCATTGTTGCAGTAGTAGGTCGTCCCAATGTAGGGAAGTCAACTTTTTTTAATCGAATAGCGGGTAGAAGAATTTCGATTGTTGAAGATACGCCAGGAGTGACACGTGATCGTATATACGCCGAAGTGGAATGGCTTCGATATCAGTTCACGATGATTGATACAGGAGGCTTAGAACCAGCCTCGGAAGAGCCCATCCCAAGGCAAATGAGAAATCAGGCTGAATTGGCGATGGAGATGGCCGATGTCATCATTTTCATGGTAGATGGAAGAGAAGGGTTAACATTACAAGATCGAGAAGTAGCGGATATACTTCGAAAGAATAACAAACCAGTTTTACTGGTACTGAACAAAGTGGATACCAGCAATCAGTCAGAACATTTCTATGATTTTTACGAACTTGGTATCGGAGATCCGATAGAGATTTCTTCAGAATTAAGTTTAGGCATAGGTGATTTGCTTGATGAAGTGGTGAAATATTTTCCGGATACTGATGAAGAATATCAGGATAGTGATTCAATACGTGTTACTGTGATTGGAAGACCAAATGTAGGAAAATCGTCGTTGATCAATCGAATACTGGGAGAAGAACGTGTTATTGTCAGTGATATTGCAGGCACAACAAGAGATGCAATCGATACGCCGTTTAGTCATGATGGCCAAAAGTATGTGTTTATTGATACAGCCGGATTAAGAAGAAAAAGCAAAATTCATAGCAATGTGGAACATTATAGTGTTATTCGTGCGATTGCAGCTATTGAGCGATCCGATGTGTGTATTTTAATGATTGATGCCCAAGAGGGTGTTACGGAACAGGATAAAAGAGTAGCAGGTTTAAGTCATGACAATGGTAGAGCTTTAATTATTCTGGTAAATAAATGGGATTTAATTGAAAAAGATAATAAAACAACGAATAAATTTCTGAAAGATATTCGTAGAGAACTAGGGTTTTGTCAGTATGCACCGGTAGTTTTTGTTTCTGTACTTAATGGTCAGCGAATCAATAAGATTCTTCCTATGATTCAATATGTTTCCAATCAACACACCATGAGGGTACAAACAGGCGTGCTAAATGAGGTGATAGCGGAAGCCACACTGATGAACCAACCACCTTCTGATAAAGGAAAAAGACTAAAAATTTATTATGGTACCCAGGTATCCGTGAGACCTCCTTCCTTTGTACTATTTGTTAATGATAAAGAATTAATGCATTTTTCCTATCTTCGCTATATTGAAAATAAAATCAGGGAAAGCTTTAGTTTTGAAGGAACGCCGATTAAAATGATTTGCCGAGAAAAACCTGGGGGAAGCAGATGA
- a CDS encoding DUF512 domain-containing protein, protein MKKIGKNIIKHIESGSIAEEMGVMPGDFLVKINQQIIEDRLDYEFLSADDFLEVELEKMDGSQWVLEIEKEVDEELGIIFTNEEADKTIQCHNKCIFCFIDQMPPGMRESLYVKDDDARLSFLQGNYITLTNLTEKNIDKIRRYRISPLNISVHTTDPERRIQMLNNRFAGNALTLLKKFHENHISMNLQIVLCPGWNDGEMLDQTLKDFKKIIHSVVSIAIVPVGKTKFREGLPETGSITKEIAKKTLNQISEWQQIYIEMTGEKKAYASDELYLYAGEDIPEASFYDSFSQLENGVGMMALFKKNFSDYLKKMPVVRKKEPIKISVATGTLAAEYINKIAKKLEQKVLGLKIEVFPIENNFFGKTITVSGLITGKDLIEQLKNKPLGKYLLIPENMLREGENLFLDDVTTDVVSSELGVAVMACPIDGIAFIRKILRISALNPKIRSVEKNGKTHCCSSRSSQCREVNFF, encoded by the coding sequence TTGAAAAAGATAGGGAAAAATATTATTAAACACATAGAGTCAGGCAGTATTGCCGAGGAAATGGGAGTAATGCCTGGTGACTTTCTTGTTAAAATTAACCAACAAATAATTGAAGATAGGTTGGATTATGAGTTTTTATCAGCAGATGATTTTTTAGAGGTAGAACTAGAAAAAATGGATGGCAGTCAGTGGGTATTGGAAATAGAAAAAGAAGTAGATGAAGAGCTAGGCATTATTTTTACGAATGAAGAAGCAGATAAAACAATACAATGTCACAATAAATGCATCTTTTGCTTTATTGATCAAATGCCTCCTGGTATGAGGGAGAGTCTTTATGTGAAAGATGACGATGCTAGATTATCGTTTTTACAAGGGAACTATATCACTTTAACAAATTTGACAGAGAAAAATATTGATAAAATACGGCGTTATAGAATTAGTCCTCTTAACATATCGGTTCACACAACAGATCCAGAACGACGTATTCAAATGCTAAATAATCGGTTTGCAGGAAATGCATTAACCCTTCTGAAGAAGTTTCATGAAAATCATATTTCTATGAATCTTCAGATTGTACTTTGTCCCGGATGGAACGATGGAGAGATGCTGGATCAAACCTTAAAGGATTTTAAGAAAATAATTCATTCGGTTGTGAGCATTGCTATTGTTCCTGTTGGAAAAACCAAATTTCGAGAAGGCTTGCCAGAAACTGGTTCTATAACAAAGGAAATTGCTAAGAAAACACTTAATCAAATTAGTGAATGGCAACAGATATATATAGAAATGACAGGTGAAAAAAAAGCATATGCATCGGATGAACTTTATCTTTATGCAGGAGAGGATATTCCGGAAGCGTCATTTTATGATTCTTTTTCTCAACTAGAAAATGGCGTAGGAATGATGGCGCTTTTCAAAAAGAACTTCAGTGATTATCTGAAGAAAATGCCTGTTGTTAGAAAAAAAGAACCAATAAAAATTTCTGTGGCTACCGGAACCTTGGCAGCGGAATACATCAATAAAATAGCAAAAAAGTTAGAACAAAAAGTTTTAGGTTTGAAAATAGAAGTATTTCCTATAGAAAACAACTTTTTTGGAAAGACAATAACCGTAAGCGGACTTATCACCGGCAAAGATCTTATAGAGCAATTAAAAAATAAACCTTTAGGAAAATATCTGTTAATACCGGAGAATATGCTTCGTGAAGGTGAGAATCTATTTTTAGATGATGTAACAACCGATGTAGTTTCTTCAGAGTTGGGAGTAGCCGTTATGGCGTGTCCAATAGATGGAATTGCATTTATTAGAAAAATATTGAGGATTTCAGCATTGAATCCTAAGATCAGGAGTGTTGAGAAAAATGGCAAAACCCATTGTTGCAGTAGTAGGTCGTCCCAATGTAGGGAAGTCAACTTTTTTTAA
- the nrdR gene encoding transcriptional regulator NrdR: MNCPFCGKFDSKVIDSRPTDEGQAIRRRRECNECQKRFTTYEKVEEIPLIVIKKSGNREPFNRNKLMKGVIRACEKRPVPLKSIEYIVEEIEKQLQNDMIKEVHTDKIGNMVMDRLKDLDEVAYVRFASVYREFKDLNTFMEELTKILKEKKTDLDNSS; encoded by the coding sequence CTGAACTGTCCATTTTGTGGAAAATTTGATTCAAAAGTAATTGATTCCAGACCGACGGACGAAGGGCAAGCAATTCGAAGAAGACGTGAGTGTAACGAATGTCAAAAAAGATTTACTACTTACGAAAAAGTGGAAGAAATTCCGTTAATCGTTATTAAAAAATCTGGCAATCGGGAACCCTTTAATCGGAACAAGTTGATGAAAGGGGTTATAAGGGCCTGTGAAAAACGGCCGGTACCACTTAAATCAATAGAGTATATCGTTGAAGAAATTGAAAAACAGTTGCAAAACGATATGATTAAAGAGGTTCATACAGATAAAATAGGTAATATGGTAATGGATCGGCTAAAAGATTTGGATGAAGTGGCATACGTGCGGTTTGCCTCTGTATATAGAGAATTTAAGGATTTGAATACTTTTATGGAAGAATTAACAAAAATTTTGAAAGAAAAAAAGACTGATCTCGATAACTCATCATAA
- the ftsZ gene encoding cell division protein FtsZ, producing MDMDSVAQIKVIGVGGGGNNAVNRMIDAGMKGVEFIAVNTDKQALLTSKAEQKLQIGEKLTKGLGAGANPEIGHKAAEESRDDIAKLLKGADMVFVTSGMGGGTGTGAAPVVAEIAREMNILTVGVVTKPFTFEGKRRWKHAEQGIKDLKDRVDTLVSIPNDRLLQVIEKKTSIIEAFRLADDVLRQGVQGISDLIDDAGLVNCDFADVKTIMFDQGLAHMGIGRSSGENRATEAAKQAIQSPLLETSIVGARGVLINITGSSNLSLFEVHEAAEMVSQEADEDANIIFGAVINEAMQDEIQITVIATGFDEERQKDEFVIKGKKAKKESTSEKESQTGPKEKEEELLPDDEPQSDELDIPVFLRKKN from the coding sequence ATGGATATGGATAGCGTTGCGCAAATAAAAGTGATTGGTGTTGGCGGAGGTGGTAATAACGCTGTAAACCGTATGATTGACGCCGGGATGAAAGGTGTTGAGTTTATTGCGGTTAATACAGACAAACAAGCGTTGCTTACATCAAAGGCCGAGCAAAAACTTCAAATAGGCGAAAAACTGACAAAAGGTCTTGGAGCTGGAGCTAATCCGGAGATTGGTCATAAAGCGGCTGAAGAAAGTCGCGACGATATTGCTAAGCTTTTAAAGGGAGCCGATATGGTTTTTGTTACCTCTGGTATGGGTGGCGGAACAGGAACGGGTGCTGCACCTGTTGTTGCTGAAATTGCCAGAGAAATGAACATTTTAACCGTGGGAGTTGTAACAAAACCCTTTACTTTTGAAGGAAAACGCAGATGGAAACATGCTGAACAGGGAATAAAAGACTTAAAAGATCGTGTTGATACCTTGGTTTCGATACCGAATGATCGATTGCTTCAAGTAATAGAAAAGAAAACATCTATTATTGAAGCTTTTCGTCTTGCTGATGATGTACTGCGGCAAGGCGTACAGGGAATTTCTGATCTTATTGATGATGCAGGATTGGTAAACTGTGATTTTGCAGATGTAAAAACCATTATGTTTGATCAAGGACTTGCTCATATGGGTATCGGAAGATCTTCTGGTGAAAATAGAGCTACAGAGGCGGCTAAACAAGCAATTCAAAGTCCTTTACTGGAAACGTCTATTGTTGGAGCCAGAGGGGTTCTTATTAATATTACTGGTAGTTCTAACCTAAGCCTGTTTGAAGTTCATGAAGCAGCCGAAATGGTTTCTCAGGAAGCGGACGAAGATGCTAACATTATTTTTGGTGCGGTTATTAACGAAGCAATGCAAGATGAAATTCAAATTACTGTGATCGCTACTGGTTTTGATGAAGAGCGCCAAAAAGATGAGTTTGTGATAAAAGGCAAGAAAGCCAAGAAAGAAAGTACATCAGAGAAAGAATCACAAACAGGGCCAAAAGAAAAAGAAGAAGAGCTACTGCCAGATGATGAGCCGCAAAGTGATGAGTTGGATATACCCGTGTTTTTAAGAAAGAAAAACTAA
- a CDS encoding small basic family protein, which translates to MIIIAIIGLIVGIVLGLYLPVSYPAALSLYISVAILASLDSVFGGFRASLENKFDTEIFVTGFFSNAILAAFLAYIGDKLGVPLYYAAVFAFGGRLFQNFATIRRHLINRIHHESAHESQNNN; encoded by the coding sequence GTGATCATAATAGCCATTATAGGATTGATAGTAGGAATTGTATTGGGACTCTATTTACCAGTTAGTTATCCTGCCGCATTATCGCTTTATATATCGGTTGCGATCCTAGCTTCTTTAGACTCTGTTTTTGGAGGGTTTAGGGCTAGTCTTGAAAATAAATTTGACACAGAAATTTTCGTAACAGGTTTTTTTAGTAATGCCATTTTAGCTGCCTTCTTAGCTTATATTGGCGACAAGTTAGGAGTACCATTGTACTATGCAGCTGTATTCGCGTTTGGGGGCAGGTTGTTTCAAAACTTTGCCACGATAAGAAGGCATCTGATTAACCGAATACACCATGAGTCAGCACATGAATCGCAAAATAATAACTAA